The following proteins are encoded in a genomic region of Solea senegalensis isolate Sse05_10M linkage group LG5, IFAPA_SoseM_1, whole genome shotgun sequence:
- the cdo1 gene encoding cysteine dioxygenase type 1, which yields MERTELVKPETLDELIKTLHNIFESDRVNVEEVQDIMESYESKPHEWMKYAQFDQYRYTRNLVDEGNGKFNLMILCWGEGHGSSIHDHTNSHCFMKLLQGQLKETLFKWPDSKSHGNMVQKSQRVLQENKVAYINDSLGLHRVENVSHTECAVSLHLYSPPFQACQTFDQRTGHRNTVKMTFWSKHGERTPFEATLSQENN from the exons atggagCGGACTGAGCTGGTGAAGCCAGAGACTCTGGACGAGCTGATCAAAACCCTGCACAACATCTTCGAGAGTGACCGCGTCAATGTTGAGGAGGTCCAAGATATCATGGAATCATATGAGAGCAAGCCCCACGAATGGATGAAATATGCTCAGTTTGACCAGTACAG GTACACAAGGAACTTGGTTGATGAGGGAAATGGGAAGTTTAATCTCATGATTCTGTGCTGGGGTGAAGGCCACGGCAG TAGCATCCACGACCACACCAACTCCCACTGTTTCATGAAGCTGCTTCAGGGTCAGCTGAAGGAGACGCTGTTCAAGTGGCCAGATAGTAAATCTCATGGAAACATGGTCCAGAAGTCACAGAGAGTCCTCCAGGAAAACAAGGTGGCTTACATAAATG actCCCTTGGCCTGCATCGTGTGGAAAATGTCAGCCATACTGAGTGTGCAGTCAGTTTGCACCTGTACAGCCCGCCTTTCCAGGCCTGCCAGACCTTTGACCAGCGGACGGGGCACAGGAACACTGTCAAGATGACATTCTGGAGCAAACATGGAGAGAGGACTCCTTTT